From a region of the Candidatus Brocadia sp. genome:
- a CDS encoding PAS domain S-box protein — protein MYLSIKNRLIFLLIAFTLLPFVLLRMIAYPRVQSDLQEILIRNLDGIGHKQAELVTNWVQERVKNISVIAENPFMATCAKMTEKDQDYPYIVQYLESIKRKYGYKEILISDNNGLITIATAVERAGHDISQMNYFQQALHGNTYISGIVPSEIPLTNELGEKELGMPTMFVSTPLKDRDGMIIGVIVIRVDVNALNSLMLSLKLGTTGETYLVNNDGYMITESRFVQELKDMGLVKRRSALELALINRETGELTRGVKQCIAGINGFDAKGYRDYRGTLVLGVWRWLPEYHWGVMAEIDKGEGYGPAYNLNYIVSSTLIILVVPIVLVAYFIGKKTSTPIIQLTEVTKKIASGDLTQCVNIKRADEIGILANSFNAMAKSLDEKTREIAASEKRYRELFGSVKEGVYQSEPTEDGEFININQAGAEILGYNSPEEAIGKKVKDIYVNPEDRRKVVEKLTKDGIWRSFSSLCRRKNGEQFYLERTSNLVVDETGKPLRIDGIFRDITERKLLEGELQESELHYRQLLKLLKEGIYQCEPTEDGVFTWINQAGAEMFGYASPEEVIGIPMKNIYVDTADQKELIDILQKNGTRRDFIVYGKKKSGERFISENTCNLVRDASGKPIKILGIFRNITGKCFANS, from the coding sequence ATGTATCTCTCGATTAAAAATCGACTCATTTTTTTACTCATTGCTTTTACGTTACTCCCTTTCGTTCTGCTCAGAATGATTGCCTACCCAAGAGTACAGTCTGATCTTCAGGAAATCCTTATACGAAACCTCGACGGAATTGGTCATAAACAGGCAGAATTGGTAACGAACTGGGTACAGGAGAGGGTTAAAAATATTAGCGTAATCGCAGAAAATCCTTTTATGGCCACATGTGCAAAAATGACTGAGAAGGATCAGGATTATCCGTATATCGTTCAATATTTAGAATCAATAAAACGCAAATACGGCTACAAGGAGATACTTATCAGTGATAATAACGGGCTCATAACCATTGCCACTGCAGTAGAAAGGGCTGGTCACGACATTTCCCAAATGAATTACTTTCAACAGGCGCTTCACGGGAATACCTATATATCAGGTATCGTTCCTTCTGAAATTCCCCTAACTAATGAATTGGGAGAAAAAGAATTAGGCATGCCAACCATGTTTGTTTCAACGCCATTAAAAGACAGGGATGGAATGATTATCGGTGTCATTGTCATTCGGGTGGACGTAAACGCACTCAATAGCCTTATGTTGAGCCTAAAGTTAGGAACAACCGGAGAAACCTATCTGGTAAATAACGATGGTTACATGATAACCGAATCACGGTTCGTCCAAGAGCTTAAGGACATGGGCTTAGTAAAACGAAGGAGCGCTTTAGAATTAGCGTTGATCAATCGGGAAACGGGCGAATTAACCCGTGGTGTTAAACAGTGTATTGCCGGCATCAATGGTTTCGATGCGAAAGGCTATAGAGATTACCGGGGTACCTTAGTACTGGGCGTATGGCGCTGGCTGCCTGAATATCATTGGGGCGTTATGGCGGAAATAGATAAAGGCGAAGGCTATGGACCAGCATATAATCTTAATTATATCGTAAGTTCAACATTGATCATACTCGTGGTTCCTATCGTACTGGTAGCATACTTTATCGGCAAAAAGACTTCTACCCCCATCATTCAGCTTACGGAAGTGACAAAAAAAATTGCATCAGGAGATTTAACCCAGTGTGTAAATATAAAGAGAGCCGATGAAATCGGGATTTTAGCAAACTCCTTTAACGCCATGGCAAAATCGTTGGATGAAAAGACGCGGGAGATAGCGGCATCGGAGAAGCGGTATCGGGAATTATTTGGCTCGGTGAAGGAGGGTGTGTATCAATCGGAACCCACCGAAGACGGCGAGTTTATCAACATAAACCAGGCAGGGGCAGAAATCCTTGGCTATAATTCTCCGGAAGAAGCAATTGGTAAAAAGGTAAAGGACATTTACGTAAATCCGGAAGACCGCAGAAAGGTCGTTGAAAAACTGACGAAAGACGGAATATGGAGGAGTTTTAGTTCGCTATGCAGGAGGAAAAACGGAGAACAGTTTTACCTGGAACGGACATCGAATCTGGTTGTCGATGAAACGGGCAAACCTCTCCGTATCGACGGAATCTTCAGAGATATCACGGAACGGAAGCTCCTGGAAGGAGAATTGCAGGAATCAGAACTCCACTACCGACAATTGTTGAAATTATTGAAGGAAGGCATATATCAATGTGAACCCACGGAAGACGGGGTGTTTACATGGATCAATCAGGCGGGAGCAGAGATGTTTGGTTACGCTTCACCGGAAGAAGTGATCGGCATACCGATGAAAAATATCTATGTAGATACTGCTGATCAAAAAGAATTGATCGATATCCTGCAAAAAAATGGGACGCGGAGAGACTTTATTGTTTACGGTAAGAAAAAAAGTGGCGAACGATTCATTTCTGAAAACACCTGTAATCTTGTCCGTGATGCCAGCGGCAAACCGATCAAGATCCTTGGAATATTCAGAAATATAACGGGAAAGTGCTTTGCAAATAGCTGA
- a CDS encoding protein kinase, which yields MYSIDKYHFKEFKIAPGHRANYAVLCNTEFEENQWGMKYSPANNYSREYKILPLFSHPQIPIRYKEGNAMMYKEGKSVIAQNYLIITHFEGADIVEYFQKRGLPDQDEMKRVIQYFSNATLPLHHMHSKGYIHSDIKPGHIILNPHTGTIALIDLECTIKIGEIICGMSKEYASPEQKQMIRMLRDGEEEKTVLKKVKMNAASDMYSVGLIFYRVLTGKLWQEANINPQEINKAIPDKLNRVLLGLLEENPDNRIPSAEALKKELATV from the coding sequence ATGTATTCAATCGACAAATACCATTTTAAAGAATTCAAGATTGCGCCTGGTCACCGGGCGAACTACGCTGTCCTCTGTAATACCGAATTTGAAGAAAACCAATGGGGTATGAAATATTCACCTGCGAACAATTATTCAAGAGAATACAAGATATTGCCTCTCTTTTCCCACCCGCAGATTCCCATCAGATACAAAGAGGGAAATGCCATGATGTACAAAGAAGGTAAATCAGTAATCGCACAAAACTATCTCATTATAACCCATTTTGAGGGAGCGGATATCGTTGAATATTTCCAAAAGAGAGGGTTGCCCGATCAGGATGAAATGAAGCGTGTGATTCAATATTTTTCCAACGCCACGCTACCCTTGCACCACATGCACTCCAAGGGATACATCCACAGCGATATTAAACCAGGACACATCATTTTAAATCCTCATACGGGCACAATAGCGCTGATTGATCTCGAATGCACGATTAAAATCGGAGAAATCATTTGCGGTATGAGCAAGGAATACGCATCGCCAGAACAAAAACAGATGATTCGCATGCTACGCGATGGTGAGGAGGAAAAAACTGTGTTGAAAAAAGTCAAGATGAACGCGGCATCAGATATGTATTCTGTTGGCTTGATTTTTTACCGGGTATTGACGGGGAAATTATGGCAGGAGGCAAATATCAACCCACAAGAAATCAACAAGGCCATTCCGGATAAACTCAACCGGGTTCTCTTAGGACTTTTAGAGGAAAACCCCGATAATCGTATCCCGTCTGCAGAGGCACTAAAAAAAGAACTAGCGACAGTATAA
- a CDS encoding efflux RND transporter periplasmic adaptor subunit: MIILLCTGILPVADVAAHQGCLDAQKDEMCQEHGVPEAACSLCVPAMKNNSYEELLKKQCEHNVPILECDGCRYEVGAVKVDTSILGEIITIENVELFDMEITHKATGAVGPNRDRFVIVSPRVSGVVKELFVDWGDHVKKGQRLAVLDSIELGEVRANYKKAMAMLRMAKKNYSREKTLYKQKISSTKHFLEAENTYEQARIELKALKEKLMLMGQQEDDIQDIKEDQVSSLFTLSAPFDGTVVEKSVAIGELKDAFSPIVTISDLTNLWVWFDIYEKDISVVNPGNKVVISVASYPEEQFEGLVTYIGVTVDEKTRTVKVRAEVDNRHKKLKPGMFAKVSLLHHSEKTNNSPIVPEEAVQSDGQNRFVFVPLHEGFFLRRDVILGTKVDGHIKVVSGLNKNDRVVVKGGFLLKSGIMKEKFGEGCAH; this comes from the coding sequence ATGATTATTCTTTTATGCACGGGTATCCTTCCTGTTGCAGATGTTGCAGCACATCAGGGTTGTCTGGATGCACAGAAAGATGAAATGTGCCAGGAACACGGTGTTCCTGAGGCAGCGTGCTCCTTGTGTGTTCCTGCGATGAAAAACAATAGCTATGAAGAACTGTTAAAAAAGCAATGTGAACACAATGTCCCCATTCTCGAGTGTGACGGGTGTCGTTATGAGGTGGGGGCCGTCAAGGTCGATACATCGATACTGGGAGAGATTATAACCATTGAAAATGTCGAATTGTTTGATATGGAAATAACTCATAAGGCAACAGGTGCAGTGGGACCAAACCGGGACCGTTTTGTTATCGTTTCCCCAAGGGTATCAGGGGTTGTTAAGGAGTTATTTGTGGACTGGGGAGATCATGTGAAGAAAGGACAGAGACTGGCTGTATTGGATAGCATAGAACTGGGCGAGGTCAGGGCAAATTATAAGAAGGCAATGGCAATGCTGAGAATGGCAAAAAAGAACTATTCCAGGGAAAAGACTCTCTATAAACAAAAGATTTCTTCCACAAAGCATTTTTTGGAAGCTGAAAACACTTACGAACAGGCACGCATAGAGCTAAAAGCGCTTAAAGAGAAGTTGATGCTCATGGGTCAGCAGGAGGATGACATCCAGGATATAAAGGAAGATCAAGTATCCTCCCTATTTACTCTTTCTGCCCCCTTCGATGGCACGGTGGTCGAAAAAAGTGTCGCTATTGGTGAACTCAAAGATGCCTTTTCCCCTATTGTAACTATTTCCGACCTCACTAATCTGTGGGTATGGTTTGATATCTACGAAAAAGACATTTCCGTCGTCAATCCTGGAAATAAGGTGGTGATATCGGTTGCCTCTTATCCGGAGGAACAATTCGAGGGGCTTGTTACGTATATTGGAGTTACCGTTGATGAAAAGACGCGCACGGTGAAGGTCCGGGCAGAGGTTGACAATCGCCATAAAAAATTAAAACCTGGTATGTTTGCCAAGGTATCGCTTCTGCATCACTCAGAAAAAACGAATAATTCACCTATTGTGCCTGAAGAGGCCGTTCAGTCAGATGGCCAAAACCGCTTTGTCTTTGTGCCTCTTCACGAGGGATTTTTTTTAAGACGCGATGTGATCCTGGGTACGAAGGTAGATGGCCATATAAAGGTTGTCAGTGGGCTAAACAAGAACGATCGTGTGGTTGTCAAGGGAGGTTTTCTGCTTAAGTCTGGGATCATGAAGGAAAAATTTGGAGAGGGGTGCGCACATTAG
- a CDS encoding TolC family protein, translating into MCICFILIVGVSAFLSNFRFMAFGKDSPATVADEKYQVSSKKISLEDAIRIAVEKNPQLQSTRDQIDAAIGELRQSRLYPNPVLELLAEEIPDNEIGLNQSQNLVAVTQPIITGGKRGLGIKVSEKSKEKNEFERDTVLLEVMANTKKAFYKVVGDQEGLVIARKVEEIAKGIYASEKLRFEAGEVAITNVLRAEVELSMAKNSVFHAEGVLQNSIKELQTVMGIPEDVIDGVTGNLLSKPGALALHELELQMSDNQPSLKASKKNIEVADTQLMLEKRQVIPDITVSAGYKRLSAENIDTVQLGVEIPAPFFNRNQGNIQKGKALAKKAKSENLSVYNELLFQLRRNFNSFNIERKRVMEYREKILPKADEALTLITRGYREGEFDYIDLLDAQRTWAETRISYVESLKNLNLIIADIERLAVTKIREQ; encoded by the coding sequence ATGTGCATTTGTTTTATCCTCATCGTCGGTGTCTCTGCCTTTTTGTCAAATTTCCGGTTCATGGCCTTCGGAAAGGATTCTCCTGCCACAGTCGCGGACGAGAAGTATCAAGTATCAAGCAAAAAAATATCACTCGAAGATGCCATTCGTATTGCAGTTGAAAAGAATCCGCAATTGCAGTCAACCAGAGATCAGATAGACGCAGCCATAGGCGAATTAAGACAATCAAGATTATATCCGAATCCTGTCCTGGAATTGTTAGCCGAAGAAATTCCTGACAACGAAATAGGGCTAAATCAAAGCCAAAATCTCGTCGCCGTGACTCAGCCCATCATTACGGGTGGGAAGAGGGGGTTAGGAATTAAGGTCAGCGAAAAATCAAAGGAAAAAAATGAGTTCGAACGCGATACTGTTTTGTTGGAGGTTATGGCCAACACAAAAAAGGCATTTTATAAAGTTGTTGGAGATCAGGAAGGATTGGTCATAGCGAGAAAGGTGGAGGAAATTGCAAAGGGTATTTACGCGAGTGAGAAACTCCGGTTTGAAGCGGGAGAAGTAGCCATTACAAACGTCCTCAGGGCAGAGGTGGAATTGTCAATGGCAAAAAATTCCGTGTTCCATGCAGAAGGCGTTCTCCAGAATTCTATAAAAGAATTACAGACGGTGATGGGCATTCCGGAGGATGTCATCGATGGTGTGACGGGTAATCTCTTGTCGAAGCCCGGTGCGTTGGCTCTTCATGAACTTGAACTGCAGATGAGCGATAATCAACCATCTCTTAAGGCGTCAAAAAAGAATATTGAAGTGGCTGACACGCAGTTGATGCTGGAAAAGAGACAGGTTATCCCCGATATCACGGTGTCTGCAGGTTATAAAAGACTCTCCGCGGAAAACATAGACACCGTACAGTTGGGCGTTGAGATACCGGCCCCCTTCTTTAATCGTAACCAGGGCAATATACAAAAAGGGAAAGCCCTTGCAAAAAAGGCAAAAAGTGAAAATCTGTCGGTTTACAACGAACTGCTATTTCAGTTAAGAAGAAATTTCAATTCATTCAACATAGAACGGAAACGTGTCATGGAATACAGGGAAAAGATTCTGCCCAAAGCGGATGAAGCGCTTACGCTCATAACAAGAGGATACAGAGAGGGGGAGTTTGATTATATTGACCTCCTCGATGCACAAAGGACATGGGCTGAAACGAGGATTTCCTATGTAGAATCCCTGAAAAATTTAAATCTGATAATTGCAGACATTGAGAGACTGGCAGTAACGAAAATACGGGAGCAATGA